A genome region from Leptospira langatensis includes the following:
- the purD gene encoding phosphoribosylamine--glycine ligase yields the protein MSKILLIGSGGRESAIAFKLRQSPKLTALHVFPGNGGFPDPEILPANSFDLKDKSSVQNFIKKNEYDLVVVGPEDPLVDGISDWLAEIGVPVFGPSGYCAQIEGSKEFAKSLMLEAGVPTAKYASFTDYDSSLAYVRKEGAPIVVKADGLAAGKGVTVCTELSQAEQALKEIFLDHKFGKSGSRAVIEEFMEGQEASIFAISDGETYFTLPAAQDHKRAYDGDQGPNTGGMGAYCPAPIASEEVLQKVNTLVFQPMFEAFRKKGHPYKGLLYAGLMIDTKGEPKVVEFNCRFGDPETQCVLPMLEGDLIEIFMASAKGALKGVKTGLRSGASTVVVLAAEGYPDSYAKNIPLDLPKSENKDLVVFHAGTSKKDGNLVSTGGRILGISSYGKDLQDSVDKAYAYLNSFRISKTFFRKDIAKKAL from the coding sequence ATGTCTAAGATCCTTTTAATCGGCTCCGGGGGAAGGGAGAGTGCGATCGCATTTAAACTTCGCCAATCTCCCAAATTGACCGCTTTACATGTATTTCCCGGGAACGGAGGATTTCCGGATCCGGAGATCCTTCCTGCTAATTCTTTCGATCTGAAGGATAAGTCCTCGGTCCAGAACTTCATCAAAAAAAATGAATACGATCTAGTAGTCGTCGGCCCGGAAGATCCGCTTGTAGACGGGATAAGCGACTGGTTGGCGGAGATCGGAGTACCCGTATTCGGTCCTTCCGGCTATTGCGCTCAGATCGAAGGCTCCAAAGAATTTGCAAAATCCTTAATGTTAGAAGCGGGAGTACCGACCGCAAAGTACGCATCCTTTACCGATTACGATTCTTCTCTTGCCTACGTAAGAAAAGAAGGAGCACCCATCGTAGTCAAGGCGGACGGACTCGCAGCAGGCAAAGGAGTTACCGTCTGCACGGAACTTTCTCAAGCAGAACAGGCATTAAAGGAGATCTTCTTAGATCATAAATTCGGCAAGAGCGGATCCAGAGCAGTCATCGAAGAATTCATGGAAGGACAAGAGGCTTCTATCTTCGCGATCAGCGATGGAGAGACTTATTTCACTCTTCCCGCAGCACAAGACCATAAAAGAGCGTATGACGGGGACCAAGGGCCGAACACAGGCGGCATGGGAGCCTACTGCCCGGCGCCCATCGCTAGTGAAGAAGTATTACAAAAAGTGAATACTCTGGTCTTTCAGCCTATGTTCGAGGCATTTCGCAAGAAAGGCCACCCTTACAAGGGTCTTCTATATGCAGGATTAATGATCGATACGAAAGGCGAACCCAAGGTAGTGGAGTTCAATTGCAGGTTCGGTGATCCGGAAACCCAATGCGTACTACCAATGTTAGAGGGAGATCTGATAGAGATCTTTATGGCGTCTGCCAAAGGGGCATTGAAAGGAGTAAAAACAGGTTTGCGCTCCGGAGCTTCCACCGTAGTAGTTTTGGCCGCGGAAGGTTACCCCGATTCTTACGCAAAGAATATTCCCTTGGATCTTCCTAAATCCGAAAATAAAGATCTAGTAGTTTTTCATGCAGGCACTTCAAAAAAGGATGGAAACTTGGTATCTACGGGTGGCAGAATTCTAGGAATCTCTTCTTACGGTAAGGACTTACAGGATTCTGTGGATAAAGCATATGCTTATCTCAACAGTTTCCGGATCTCTAAGACCTTCTTCCGTAAGGACATTGCAAAAAAAGCCCTGTAG